In Amaranthus tricolor cultivar Red isolate AtriRed21 chromosome 3, ASM2621246v1, whole genome shotgun sequence, a single window of DNA contains:
- the LOC130808333 gene encoding uncharacterized protein LOC130808333: MSIALSAKNKLIFINSNSQPSVTDLKYSQWRRCIDMVTSWILNVLSQDIAESVLYSDSTHDIWKELEDRYGQASGAKLFQLEKDIRLSGQDTNDVAGYFTKLKKNWDELNTLSSLPICSCGAAQAIQKFNEDQRLIQFLMGLNSDYRIKYGIFTLDDFPLSLGCI, from the coding sequence ATGTCGATAGCTTTGTCGGCGAAGAACAAGTTGATCTTTATCAATTCGAATTCTCAGCCTAGTGTCACTGATCTTAAGTATAGTCAATGGAGGAGGTGCATTGATATGGTCACATCATGGATTTTGAATGTCTTGTCCCAAGACATAGCTGAAAGTGTTCTTTATTCGGATTCAACTCATGATATCTGGAAAGAACTTGAAGATCGTTATGGTCAAGCAAGTGGTGCCAAGCTTTTTCAATTGGAGAAGGATATTCGTCTATCAGGCCAAGATACAAATGATGTTGCTGGATATTTtactaaattgaagaaaaattgggaTGAATTAAACACCTTGTCCTCTCTGCCTATTTGTTCTTGCGGTGCTGCACAAGCCATCCAAAAGTTCAATGAAGATCAACGCCTTATTCAATTTCTCATGGGACTCAATAGTGATTACAGGATAAAATATGGCATCTTTACACTTGATGATTTTCCACTTTCACTAGGATGCATATAA